In one window of Cryptococcus neoformans var. neoformans JEC21 chromosome 7 sequence DNA:
- a CDS encoding serine/threonine protein kinase MST4, putative, whose product MSTYSQNNPNNPHADPELFYVRQNRIGKGSFGEVYQGYDKRTSLPVAIKIIDLESAEDEIDDIQQEIQILSQLDSEFVTRYHGSFLKGSHLWIIMEYCSGGSCSDLMKAGVFKEEYIAILARELLRGLEYLHEEGKLHRDIKAANILLTANGDVKLADFGVSGQLTATMTKKNTFVGTPYWMSPEVIKQSGYDHKADIWSLGITCIEMAMGEPPYADLHPMKVLFLIPKNPPPQLDDRFSRPFRDFVSLCLQRDPRNRPTAKELLKHKFIKTARKASYLTELIEMYEKWKAEGGAKPADDGVGGMSQEPAYGPAADALWDFGTVRNNLPGTVSRNTGRPLPPTNGSVSGPSDSHMSTQSATPTRTKTEEFLPPSLNGRALPTTPSRGTSTSTYVNSPGYSQGSSTPTRTRDVRQAMHPTVRGAMVSPRAPAPAPSQVQPPRHHHDEQLEENGDDDVMLEGVIIPALSNLATRVPNDHARATLDRLRDAFIEAERSIPGVTSAFVLEIVENVEQIEEH is encoded by the exons ATG TCAACCTATTCTCAAAACAATCCCAATAATCCGCATGCCGACCCCGAGCTCTTCTATGTCCGTCAGAACCGCATTG GCAAGGGAAGTTTCGGAGAAGTTTACCAAGG CTATGACAAACGAACGTCTTTACCAGTGGCCATAAAAATAATTGACCTAGAGAGTGCCGAGGATGAAATTGACGACATCCAACAAGAAATACAGATCCTCAGCCAGCTGGATAGCGAGTTTGTAACGAGGTATCATGGGTCTTTTTTGAAAGGCTCACACCTCTGGATCATCATGGAGTACTGTTCAGGAGGCTCGTGTTCTGACTTG ATGAAAGCTGGCGTTTTCAAAGAAGAATACATTGCAATCTTAGCCCGTGAGCTCTTGAGGGGATTGGAGTATCTGCACGAAGAAGGGAAACTCCATCGAGATATCAAGG CTGCCAACATCCTTCTCACTGCCAACGGCGATGTCAAGCTCGCAGATTTTGGTGTTTCTGGTCAACTGACAGCCAcaatgacgaagaag AACACATTCGTTGGAACGCCTTATTGGATGTCACCGGAAGTGATCAAACAATCTGGGTACGATCACAAAGCGGATATTTGGAGTCTTG GCATCACCTGTATTGAAATGGCCATGGGTGAACCTCCATATGCCGACTTACACCCCATGAAAGTGCTATTCCTGATTCCTAAGAACCCTCCTCCGCAATTGGATGATCGTTTTTCCCGCCCGTTCCGTGATTTTGTATCCCTCTGTCTGCAGCGTGATCCTCGCAAC CGTCCTACTGCCAAAGAATTACTGAAGCACAAATTCATCAAAACTGCGAGGAAAGCTTCTTACCTTACTGAGCTGATAGAAATGTACGAGAAGTGGAAGGCTGAAGGAGGGGCAAAACCCGCAGATGACGGTGTCGGTGGAATGTCCCAAGA ACCCGCTTATGGGCCCGCAGCCGATGCGCTATGGGACT TTGGGACCGTCCGCAATAACTTACCTGGAACCGTTTCACGTAACACCGGACGCCCTCTTCCACCCACGAATGGAAGCGTTAGTGGCCCTTCTGATTCTCACATGTCCACTCAATCTGCCACACCTACTCGTACCAAAACAGAAGAATTTCTCCCACCATCGCTGAATGGTCGAGCGCTCCCTACTACCCCATCACGTGGTACCTCCACATCTACATATGTGAATTCTCCTGGTTACTCTCAAGGTAGCTCGACTCCGACTAGGACGAGGGATGTTAGGCAAGCTATGCACCCTACTGTCAGAGGGGCGATGGTTTCTCCCCGTGCTCCAGCTCCTGCGCCGTCGCAGGTGCAACCTCCCAGACATCATCATGACGAGCAATTGGAAGAGAATGGCGATGACGATGTAATGCTTGAAGGTGTTATTATTCCCGCTCTCAGCAAC